Part of the Vigna angularis cultivar LongXiaoDou No.4 chromosome 1, ASM1680809v1, whole genome shotgun sequence genome, tgttttgaaatttgaggGGAAGACCGAGTCCAAACACCCAAAATGCACTCATCTCGTGCTGAACCAGCAGCCTCACAACCCTGCTTTAATGGCTGCTTTCCTTCTCCATTTCTTGCCTCCGAGAGGACCCATAAGCCTAAAGTCAACAATGTAACTTCATCACACGATGACTTCGCCGCAGCCACATCCTCTAGCCTTCACCCTCACACACAATTCACCAACCCCGACTCCCTTCCATCTCTGCACGACTCATACATCAGCTTCACCAAAGCATTCCCTCACTTTTCTGCTACTTCTCAGGTTGATCAAATTCGAGCCCAAGAATACCATCACTTGAACCACTCCAACGCCTGCTTCGATTACACTGGATATGGCCTTTTCTCCTACGCTCAGCAACAGAGACCTTGCCCCAATGCTTCcattgtttcttcttcttcatcctcatcaTTCTCGCACTTTACACCAGACGCCTCCTTCTTTGATGTATCCTACAGGTCGGTGAACTTGCAGTCCCAGGTTCTCTACGGTGGGCACCAGTCAGAACTGGAAGCCAGAATCAGAAAGAGAATCATGTCTTTCATGAATCTCTCTGAAGCTGAGTACACCCTGGTTTTCATTGCCAATGAGGTATCTGCTTTTAAAATTGTTGCCGATTCTTTCCAATTTCAATCCAATAGACGCCTCCTCACAGTGTATGACCACAGCAGCGAGGCATTGGATGTGATGATTGAGAGTTGCAAGAAGCAAGGGGTGCGTGTCTTGTCATCGGAATTCTCCTGGCCCAATCTCGGAATCCAGAGGAGGAAGCTAAAGAAGATGGTCATGAATAAAAGGGATAAGAGAAAGGGTGGTTTATTTGTTTTCCCACTTCATTCAAGGGTAACCGGAACACCATATTCCTACGGTTGGATGTCCACGGCTCAGGAAAATGGGTGGTGCGTCTTGCTTGATGTGTGTGCATTGAAACCTAAGGAAATGGACACCTTGGGTATGTTACTTTTTAAGCCTGATTTTATGGTTTGCTCCTTTTACAAAGTTTTTGGTGAAAACCCCTCGGGTGTTGGGTgcttatttgttaaaaaatctaGTGTGTCTGCTTTGAAAGATCCTTGCAATGCCACAAACATAGGAATCATAAGCCTTGTCCCAGCATCTAAACCTGAGGCTGAACAAGTAGTGATTGAAACTGAAACGGCTCATCTGCAAGAAGGGCCATCATCAACCTCAGAAATTGAAGAGTTAAGCACACCCTTTGACTCATCCACGGATAGAAACAGATTAGGTACTAAAAATGAAAGCTCAGAGATTCAATGTAGAGGATTAGACCATGCAGACTCAGTGGGTTTATTACTGATCAGTAACAGGACCAAGTATCTGGTCAATTGGCTGGTTAATGCTCTGATGAGTCTTAAACATCCGCATCATGAAAATAAGCTTTCCCTAATTAGGGTCTATGGGCCTAAGATAAGTTCTTTCCGTGGACCTGCTGTggcatttaatatatttgactGGAAAGGGGAAAAAATCGATCCTGCACTTGTGCAGAAGCTAGCTGATAGGAAGAACATATGTTTAAACAGCTCATTTTTGAGAAATATAAGGTTCTATGACAAAAATGAAGAGGAGAGAGTTTGTGAGGTTGAAGGGTTGGGGATGTCGAAGAAGACACGTAGCCATGAATCTGGGATATATGTTGTGACTGCTGCACTGGGTCTCTTGACAAACTTTGAAGATATTTACAGACTATGGGCTTTTCTTTCTAGGTTCCTGGATGCAGACTTTGTGGAGAAAGAGAAATGGAGATACATAGCTCTAAATCAAAAGActgttgaagtatgaatttcTTCCTTCCTATTGTTTCATTTCCTTATTTCTCTCATTGCTTAACATTTTTATCGTTACATTATTTTAGAGTAATGTTTTGTACTAAAGTTTTGTACAATAAATGTATCTCTAGAGAATTTTTAGAATCTATAAATTACGCGACCTTTATTTTTCATCGGGTATCttatactgtttttttttcttgaatattattgcttaaatttaaacaatttttacttatattttatatttttaggcaaATATgcatataacaaaaaaaaaaccatacACATaagactttatatatatatatatatatatatatatatatatatatatatatatatatatatatatgcatatctttatattactttttatgtatgtaaaaaaataaataatcctaaatgaaatatatgaaataaaataaattctattaattacatttatattttatttacaatgtacttcattatattttattttcaaatacatttattttaaatgcttGAATATAtgacataaaataaattgtgttcTAAGTCTTTACATAAATACATGCTCCTAAAAGTATCATTTCACAATTTATTTGACTATATCTTACTtttactaaaagaaatattttaacatcgaaaatttaaaatttcattccTATATACAAACTTGTTGTTTCTACCGTTAGTACAACACTATTTACACCCTTAATATATCtcaatgaatttcaaaataataatataaaaataatattattaaatgaaaacaatcttttaaacttattaatatcaactaacaaaaaaaattccacATTTATacacaaaatatatacattcTAATAATGACtaataattatgaatatattCTTTATGTATCTTAACATTAacattatagttgaaatcttttttaatattatatgtttattaatatcataaaacaTAACGCACACAAAcctatacatatatatatatatatatatatatataaaagtctcaaaataagaataaaaatgaaaaacaaatatctATCTAAAAAGGTATTTGttctcaaagaaaaaaattatttaatcaaaatcCAAACACAAGTTAGTATAGGTAGGGTCGAATTAGACTCAACACAAAATCATCTCAAGTTGGTTAAGATGTGTTAGGTCAGGTCAAGCTAGATTAAGACCATATTAAGCAGGTCAAGATGGACATAACTTATAGTTGGGTCACATATAAGACAAACAGAGTTAGGCTAGGTCTAAATAAACTCATGACAAGCTAAGTCCAAGTCAAGGTCAGTTTATCAGACACGAGTCATGTTGATTCAAGTTGAGCCAAGCCTAATTTGAGCTAAATTCATGTTGAGCCAACTTTAGCTTGGACCAACTCAAGTTAGACTAAGGCAAGCTTGTTTTAAGTAAATTAAGTTAGGTTTGACCCATATTAGGCTAAGTCTAGATGAGGTTAAGGCGAGTCATGCCTAGGTAATATCAAGTTAGATTAGGCCCTAGTCAAGCTAAGTAAGGCCTAGGTTAATGTGGGGATAATCTTGTAGAGCTCATGTTAAGTTAGGTTGGGTTAAGAC contains:
- the LOC108335813 gene encoding molybdenum cofactor sulfurase, whose protein sequence is MHSSRAEPAASQPCFNGCFPSPFLASERTHKPKVNNVTSSHDDFAAATSSSLHPHTQFTNPDSLPSLHDSYISFTKAFPHFSATSQVDQIRAQEYHHLNHSNACFDYTGYGLFSYAQQQRPCPNASIVSSSSSSSFSHFTPDASFFDVSYRSVNLQSQVLYGGHQSELEARIRKRIMSFMNLSEAEYTLVFIANEVSAFKIVADSFQFQSNRRLLTVYDHSSEALDVMIESCKKQGVRVLSSEFSWPNLGIQRRKLKKMVMNKRDKRKGGLFVFPLHSRVTGTPYSYGWMSTAQENGWCVLLDVCALKPKEMDTLGMLLFKPDFMVCSFYKVFGENPSGVGCLFVKKSSVSALKDPCNATNIGIISLVPASKPEAEQVVIETETAHLQEGPSSTSEIEELSTPFDSSTDRNRLGTKNESSEIQCRGLDHADSVGLLLISNRTKYLVNWLVNALMSLKHPHHENKLSLIRVYGPKISSFRGPAVAFNIFDWKGEKIDPALVQKLADRKNICLNSSFLRNIRFYDKNEEERVCEVEGLGMSKKTRSHESGIYVVTAALGLLTNFEDIYRLWAFLSRFLDADFVEKEKWRYIALNQKTVEV